The Bacillus sp. Y1 genome has a window encoding:
- a CDS encoding phospho-sugar mutase encodes MNWEKNIERWTKKNDLDTELKQQLNDIQDNKSMLEDSFYKHLEFGTGGMRGEIGPGINRMNIYTIRRASEGLAKYIDHQGENAKQRGLVIAYDSRHKSREFALEVAKTAGKHGVKVYLFEELRPTPLLSFAVRYLNAVSGVVITASHNPPEYNGFKVYGEDGGQLPPEGVNEIIKYINEVEDELIVAVEQEEVLLEKELLTYIGKKVDSAYITALENIQQNKELVKKVSRDLKIVFSPLHGTANHPVRDGLKAFGFENVTIVKEQELPDPNFSTVTSPNPEEHAAFELAIAYGERENADLLLATDPDADRLGVAVKNQSGEYIVLTGNQLGGLMLEYLLSQKKEQGTLPSNGVVVKTIVTSEIGREIAKAYGIETIDTLTGFKFIGEKIHEFEQTKSNTFLFGYEESYGYLVGDFVRDKDAVQSAVFVAEVAAFYKAKGKSLYEGLLEIFEKYGFYREDLKSITLKGIDGAQRIAYIMDQFRKQPLLEVAGLQVRTIEDYSKGKSLDIISGSENVIDLPKSNVLKFHLSDGSWFCLRPSGTEPKAKFYFGVKAENLEQSEKKLESICTFVMEEVNRLVSN; translated from the coding sequence ATGAATTGGGAAAAAAACATTGAACGATGGACAAAAAAGAATGATTTAGATACTGAACTTAAGCAGCAATTAAATGATATTCAAGATAATAAAAGCATGTTAGAAGATAGCTTTTACAAGCATTTAGAGTTTGGTACAGGTGGAATGAGGGGGGAGATTGGTCCTGGAATAAATCGAATGAATATATACACCATTCGAAGGGCGTCAGAAGGATTAGCAAAATATATAGACCACCAAGGTGAGAATGCGAAACAAAGAGGGCTTGTAATAGCATATGACTCTCGTCATAAATCCCGTGAGTTTGCTCTTGAAGTTGCCAAAACAGCTGGAAAACACGGAGTAAAAGTATATTTGTTTGAAGAGCTTCGTCCTACTCCACTTCTCTCATTTGCAGTTAGATATCTAAATGCTGTATCTGGAGTTGTTATTACAGCAAGCCATAATCCCCCAGAGTACAATGGTTTTAAAGTATATGGAGAAGATGGAGGTCAATTGCCTCCTGAAGGTGTAAATGAAATAATCAAGTATATTAATGAAGTGGAAGACGAGTTAATAGTAGCTGTTGAACAAGAAGAAGTACTTTTAGAAAAAGAACTCCTAACATATATAGGAAAAAAAGTTGATAGTGCATACATTACAGCTCTAGAGAATATTCAACAAAATAAAGAATTAGTAAAGAAAGTATCTAGAGACCTAAAAATTGTATTTTCACCTCTACATGGTACAGCCAATCACCCTGTGCGAGATGGGTTAAAAGCATTTGGCTTCGAGAACGTTACAATAGTTAAAGAGCAGGAATTACCAGATCCAAATTTCTCTACTGTTACATCACCAAATCCTGAAGAACACGCAGCATTTGAGCTTGCAATTGCTTATGGTGAAAGAGAAAATGCCGATCTACTACTTGCCACAGATCCTGATGCTGACCGATTAGGAGTTGCTGTGAAAAATCAATCTGGGGAGTATATTGTACTAACGGGAAATCAACTCGGAGGACTTATGCTTGAGTACCTACTATCACAGAAAAAAGAACAAGGTACCCTTCCGAGTAATGGTGTAGTTGTGAAAACAATTGTAACATCAGAGATTGGTCGTGAAATTGCTAAAGCATATGGAATCGAAACTATCGACACCTTAACAGGGTTTAAATTCATTGGTGAAAAAATTCATGAGTTTGAACAGACGAAATCAAATACATTCTTATTTGGTTATGAGGAAAGCTATGGATATTTAGTGGGTGATTTTGTCCGTGATAAAGATGCTGTTCAGTCAGCTGTCTTTGTTGCAGAAGTTGCTGCATTCTATAAAGCTAAAGGGAAATCTCTTTATGAAGGCCTATTAGAGATATTTGAAAAATATGGTTTTTATCGGGAGGATTTAAAGTCTATTACATTAAAAGGAATAGACGGAGCCCAAAGAATAGCGTATATTATGGATCAGTTCCGGAAACAGCCGTTATTGGAGGTAGCTGGACTACAAGTTAGAACGATTGAAGATTATAGTAAGGGAAAAAGCTTAGATATTATCTCTGGTTCCGAAAACGTTATTGATTTACCAAAATCAAATGTATTAAAGTTCCACTTGAGTGATGGGTCTTGGTTCTGCTTACGACCTTCTGGGACAGAACCAAAAGCGAAGTTTTACTTTGGAGTAAAGGCGGAGAATCTGGAACAAAGTGAGAAGAAGCTAGAAAGTATTTGTACCTTTGTTATGGAGGAAGTAAATCGATTAGTTTCTAATTAG
- the gmd gene encoding GDP-mannose 4,6-dehydratase has translation MKKALVTGVTGQDGSYLVEFLLDKGYEVHGVIRRSSSYNQERLEDVMTTEEAKVLKDNKNFHLHYGDVTDALNITRLIGDIQPDEIYNLAAQSHVRVSFDMPGYTLDVDGKGTLNILEAVRILGLVDKTRVYQASTSELYGKVQEVPQKETTPFYPRSPYGVAKIYGFWITKNYRESYNMFAVNGILFNHESERRGETFVTRKITLAAARIAQGKQTKLSLGNLDSLRDWGYAKDYVECMWLILQHQNPEDFVIATGEMHTVREFVELSFKHVGIEIEWKGNGVEEKGINKATGETIVDVDPKFFRPAEVDQLLGDPNKAKTLLGWNPTRTSFEELVRLMVEADMKKVEKEQTAKKMFD, from the coding sequence ATGAAAAAAGCATTAGTTACTGGTGTTACAGGACAAGACGGATCGTACTTAGTAGAATTTTTATTAGATAAAGGATATGAAGTTCATGGTGTAATCAGACGTAGTTCTTCTTATAACCAAGAACGCCTCGAGGATGTTATGACTACAGAGGAAGCAAAAGTATTAAAAGATAACAAAAACTTCCATTTGCATTATGGAGACGTAACAGATGCCCTAAACATTACTCGTTTGATTGGTGATATTCAACCAGACGAAATCTATAATTTAGCGGCACAGTCGCATGTTCGTGTATCTTTCGATATGCCTGGATATACCCTTGATGTAGATGGGAAAGGTACATTAAATATTCTTGAAGCTGTTCGAATTCTAGGTCTAGTAGATAAGACTCGTGTATATCAGGCTTCTACATCCGAATTGTACGGGAAGGTTCAAGAAGTTCCACAAAAAGAGACGACACCTTTCTACCCTCGTTCACCGTACGGTGTAGCTAAGATTTACGGTTTTTGGATTACAAAAAATTACAGAGAATCATATAACATGTTTGCTGTAAACGGAATTCTTTTCAATCATGAATCAGAAAGACGTGGAGAAACATTTGTTACTCGTAAGATAACTCTTGCTGCGGCTAGAATTGCCCAAGGCAAACAAACAAAGCTTTCATTAGGAAATCTTGATTCTTTACGTGACTGGGGATATGCGAAGGATTATGTTGAGTGTATGTGGTTAATTCTTCAGCATCAAAACCCTGAAGACTTTGTAATTGCTACAGGTGAAATGCATACGGTACGAGAATTCGTAGAGCTTTCATTTAAGCACGTAGGTATTGAGATTGAGTGGAAAGGCAACGGTGTAGAAGAAAAGGGAATTAATAAAGCGACAGGTGAAACAATTGTTGACGTTGATCCAAAGTTCTTCCGTCCTGCTGAAGTTGACCAGTTACTTGGTGATCCAAACAAGGCGAAAACATTATTAGGATGGAATCCTACAAGAACTTCTTTTGAAGAACTTGTTCGTTTAATGGTTGAAGCTGATATGAAAAAGGTAGAAAAAGAACAAACTGCAAAGAAGATGTTTGATTAA
- the fcl gene encoding GDP-L-fucose synthase, with translation MNKNSKIYVAGHRGLVGSSIYNALIKEGYSNLVVKTSSELDLRSKQDVDVFFEEEKPEFVFLAAAKVGGIVANNEYPADFIRDNLLIQTNVIDASYRNNVKKLLFLGSTCIYPKLAPQPLKEEYLLTGELEPTNAPYAIAKIAGINMCQSYNRQYGTKYISAMPTNLYGPNDNFDLHTSHVLPALIRKFHEAKQQNTPFVEVWGTGTPKREFLYSEDLAEACLFLMENYNENEIVNIGVGDDISIKELAEKVKSIVGYQGEIKFDTSKPDGTPRKLVDVTRINNLGWKASTSLEEGLTKAYNWFLENKNN, from the coding sequence ATGAATAAAAATTCAAAGATATATGTAGCTGGTCACAGAGGACTTGTGGGATCATCTATTTACAATGCATTAATAAAGGAAGGTTATTCAAATCTAGTTGTGAAAACAAGCTCTGAATTAGACCTTAGATCTAAACAAGATGTTGACGTATTCTTTGAAGAAGAAAAGCCAGAATTTGTATTTCTAGCTGCAGCTAAAGTAGGTGGGATTGTGGCAAACAATGAATATCCTGCTGATTTTATTAGAGATAACTTATTAATTCAAACGAATGTTATTGATGCTTCATATAGAAACAATGTTAAGAAGCTTCTATTTCTAGGAAGTACATGTATTTATCCTAAATTAGCTCCTCAGCCTTTAAAAGAAGAATACCTACTTACAGGAGAGCTAGAACCAACAAACGCACCATACGCAATTGCTAAGATTGCTGGTATAAATATGTGCCAATCCTATAATCGACAATATGGTACAAAGTATATTTCGGCAATGCCAACTAATCTATATGGCCCAAATGACAACTTTGATCTTCACACATCACATGTTCTGCCAGCTCTTATTAGAAAATTTCATGAAGCAAAGCAACAAAATACTCCGTTTGTTGAGGTTTGGGGTACCGGTACTCCCAAGAGAGAGTTCTTGTATTCAGAAGATTTAGCTGAAGCTTGTCTGTTCTTGATGGAAAATTACAATGAGAATGAAATTGTAAACATTGGAGTGGGAGATGACATTTCAATTAAGGAGCTTGCAGAAAAAGTCAAATCTATTGTTGGATATCAGGGAGAAATAAAGTTTGATACAAGTAAACCAGACGGGACACCACGTAAACTCGTCGATGTTACAAGAATTAATAATCTTGGTTGGAAGGCTTCAACCTCATTAGAGGAAGGCTTAACCAAAGCTTATAATTGGTTCCTAGAGAATAAAAATAATTAA
- a CDS encoding sugar transferase, translating to MFYRNYVKRPIDFLLSLIALTLLLPFFVLIGILIKLDSKGPLFFKQLRLGKDEKEFYVYKFRTMRVDTPKNMPTYLLEDPDYHITKVGKFLRKSSLDELPQIINIVKGEMSIIGPRPIIKDEKELYYERVKNNVYSVLPGLTGFAQINGRDTIGYKEKARLDGLYINNLSFSFDLKIFLLTISRVLKGDGVQEGMQLEQKPTKSTEAL from the coding sequence ATGTTCTATCGAAATTATGTAAAAAGACCGATTGATTTCCTTCTCTCGTTAATTGCATTAACTTTATTACTACCCTTCTTTGTTTTAATTGGAATTCTAATCAAGTTGGATTCCAAAGGGCCATTATTCTTTAAACAACTTAGACTAGGCAAAGATGAGAAAGAGTTCTACGTATATAAATTTAGGACTATGAGGGTGGATACCCCAAAAAACATGCCTACCTATTTACTTGAAGACCCTGATTATCATATAACTAAGGTAGGTAAATTTTTGCGTAAAAGTAGTCTTGATGAGTTACCGCAAATTATAAATATAGTTAAGGGTGAAATGAGTATAATAGGCCCAAGACCTATAATTAAAGATGAAAAGGAACTTTATTATGAGCGTGTTAAGAATAATGTATATAGTGTGTTACCTGGGTTAACAGGATTTGCACAAATTAATGGAAGAGATACGATTGGCTATAAAGAAAAAGCAAGGTTAGACGGCTTATACATTAATAACCTATCCTTTTCATTTGATCTTAAAATTTTCTTATTAACAATTTCAAGGGTTTTAAAAGGTGACGGTGTCCAGGAAGGTATGCAATTAGAACAAAAACCAACAAAATCTACAGAAGCTCTGTAG
- a CDS encoding sugar phosphate nucleotidyltransferase, whose protein sequence is MKLVLLSGGSGKRLWPLSNDTRSKQFLKVLKDENAQNQSMVQRVWGQLKTVGLANSAVIATSKMQRDMIHSQVGFDVPLIIEPERRDTFPAIALAASYLYTVQNVSEDEIIAVLPVDPFVETTFFDKVKQLEEAVKQSKADLGLLGVQPTYPSTKYGYIVPNSSEDTNSYKTVSSFAEKPNEEKAQRLLEQNALWNCGVFAFKLKYILEILENKNLPLDYYHLEANYSELPKISFDYEVVEKADKIIVLPYDGYWKDLGTWNTLTEEMTVNKIGKGVISSDSKNTHLINELDIPVTIVGLDDVVVAVSPDGILVSDKAKSPNIKELISQFDSPPMYEERVWGWSKTLDYGKYDGGQEMITKRICIREGSNSSYHFHNMRDEVWTIVRGEGELALDSEILNVKAGDTIHLPAGKRHGIKATSELEFIEVQTGINISEEDFTRLLFKWDDVVKYIEERKEEKIPSIN, encoded by the coding sequence ATGAAACTAGTACTATTGTCAGGTGGATCCGGAAAAAGACTTTGGCCACTTTCCAACGATACTCGTTCAAAACAATTTTTAAAAGTTCTTAAAGATGAAAATGCACAAAATCAATCTATGGTTCAACGTGTATGGGGTCAGTTAAAGACAGTTGGTCTCGCAAACTCCGCTGTAATTGCTACATCTAAAATGCAAAGAGACATGATTCATAGTCAAGTTGGATTTGATGTTCCTCTTATTATTGAACCGGAAAGACGTGACACATTCCCAGCTATAGCATTGGCTGCATCTTACTTATACACCGTACAAAACGTTAGTGAAGATGAGATTATTGCTGTATTGCCAGTTGACCCTTTTGTAGAAACTACCTTCTTTGATAAAGTTAAGCAATTAGAAGAAGCAGTAAAACAATCTAAAGCTGACTTAGGATTATTGGGAGTTCAACCGACTTATCCTTCAACAAAATATGGTTATATTGTCCCTAACTCATCAGAGGATACTAACTCTTATAAAACAGTAAGTTCATTTGCTGAAAAACCTAACGAAGAAAAAGCTCAGCGACTACTTGAACAAAATGCTTTATGGAATTGTGGAGTATTTGCATTTAAATTAAAGTATATTCTAGAAATCTTAGAAAATAAGAATCTTCCACTTGACTATTATCATTTAGAGGCTAATTATAGCGAATTGCCTAAAATTAGCTTTGATTACGAAGTAGTTGAAAAGGCTGATAAAATTATAGTCTTGCCATATGATGGATACTGGAAGGATCTTGGTACATGGAATACCCTTACTGAGGAAATGACTGTTAATAAAATTGGTAAGGGAGTTATTAGTTCTGATTCAAAAAATACTCATTTAATAAATGAACTAGATATACCTGTTACGATTGTTGGGTTAGATGATGTAGTAGTAGCTGTTAGCCCAGATGGAATTCTTGTTTCAGATAAAGCGAAAAGCCCAAATATCAAGGAACTAATATCACAATTCGATTCACCACCTATGTATGAGGAACGTGTATGGGGTTGGTCTAAAACATTAGACTATGGTAAATATGATGGTGGTCAAGAAATGATTACAAAGCGTATTTGTATTCGTGAGGGAAGCAATTCTAGTTACCACTTCCATAATATGAGAGATGAAGTGTGGACTATTGTAAGAGGCGAAGGAGAGCTTGCGTTAGATAGTGAAATTTTGAACGTAAAGGCTGGAGACACGATTCATTTACCAGCTGGTAAACGCCATGGTATTAAGGCAACTTCAGAGTTAGAGTTTATCGAAGTACAAACAGGAATAAATATTAGTGAAGAGGATTTTACTCGCTTACTGTTTAAGTGGGATGATGTGGTTAAGTATATTGAAGAACGAAAAGAAGAAAAAATTCCTTCTATCAATTAG